A segment of the Aureliella helgolandensis genome:
TGACTGACGATGGAACGCAGTAGAGTAGCGTGGTGCAGTTGTTCTGCGGTAGCGGGCAGCGTATCGGCAATTTGCACGTTTGGTATCGAGGTGGTGATGCCGCGCGTCTCCCCGCCATATTTCGTACCGGGGTGCGGATCGAAGGTCTCAAGTTGACTAGCTCCCCCCTGCAACCAAATCATCATCAGCGATTTGGGCCGCGTCTGCGCAGCACCCTCTGCGGCGCGTGACAGCTGTTCGGCAAAACGAGTCATCCATGCAGCTCCAGTGGCTGTCGCGATGCTTGTCAGCATTCGTCGGCGATGCATGAGGTGTAGGCTGTTGCACCCGACTGGTAGACGGTTGGTGGGTTGGCACATAATCGTTAGTGATTCCAAGAGAATTCAGTGGAATTGAGGATGGCCCAATAGATGTCGCCGATCGCTTTGCGTCTCGCATTTCCCTGCTTGTCCTGCATGAATACGACAAACTTGGAGAGTTCGGTTTCGGAAGGCATGCGATTGAGCGCGCTGACGAAAATCAACTGCACCGCCTGCTGGTCATCCTCGACAAGGGTTGCGATTCGTGAGGCGGCGCCGGTCATCGAGTTGCTGTTGGTATTTTCGGTTGCAAGCTTGCCATTCATCAGGACCAACCGCTGTGGAATGGTCACGGCTTGACCGTCGAATTCATCTTCGCCTCGGTCGCCGAAACGCTTCAGAAAATCTTGGGTGTCCCCGTAGGCTTTGAGGCGTGTGAAAATAGAGCTTGAACCGTCGAGAGCGGTTAACTTGCAGGCTTGCAACATGCTGCCCGCAACCTGTTCGGGACGCAACTGCGTCACGGGAAAGACACTCCAGCATGCTTCGTGCGCCTCGGTAATCTCAAATGGAGCTCGACTTGCCCGGCGAAACGCGTCGGACTCGGCGATCAGGCGGATCAGTCTCTTTAGATCAAATCGGTGGTTCACAAAGTCTTCTGCCAATGTGTCCATGACCGCCGGGACGGTATCATCCAGCGGTACATTGTCGACGGGAGTTACCAGTGGGCGGGAGAACATGAGGGCCCACACGCGATTCACGGTGGCGCGGGAGAACGCCCGGTTGTTCGTATGGGTAACCCACCGAGCTAGTCGCTGGCGCGGCTTTCCGTCGTCCGGTAATAGGTCTTGAGCAAACGGCACATTCGGCGCAACAACTTGTGTTTCGGATTCTCCCAGATATTCAAACTGGTATTCTTGTTCATCCTCAACAATCCCTCGAAAGACAGGATCTGCCATAGCGGTTCCAGCGAAGAATGCAGCCAGCTCATGAAAATGGGTTTGCGCGCCATCGACGGGTTGGTCGAGACTTCCAAAGTTAACGTTACCCAGATAGTCGTCGTGGCACTGCAGGCAGTCGACCCGTTGAGCGAGGAATACGCGGGAGACTCGTCCGGCTAGGCGGATGGGATCTCCTCGTCCCTCGTTCGCATCATCCATAGTGGCGGTGATGAAGTTGACTTGTGGAGTGTCGGTCCACAAACCTTCAGCACTCAGCATTTCAGAAACGATTTGGTCGTAAGCTCTTCCTTCGGAAAACTGCTGGGAGAGCCACGCATTGAACTTGCGGCGTCTGAAGAGCAGGAAGGGGCCATCGTTGGTGCCTACATAGGCGCGGGAAAATCGATCGGCAAAGTAATCGCTCCACCTTCGATCTTCCAGCAGGTAGCTGGTCCACCACCGGATTTGATCCGATTCCTTAACTTGCGCCAGCGTCTGGACTTCTTCTAGTGAGAGGCCACTGCCAACGAGGGCCAGAGATAGGCGTCGGGCAATGGTCAGATTGTCGGCAGCGGGCGCCCACTCCAATTCCGCTTCTCCGATCGTGGCCTGCACTTGTTGGTTGACGTTTTGGAGCGTTTCGGCGAATGCGTTGGCTTGATAGGCTGCTTGAAACTGTTGCGGCGGTTGGATTCGAGTGCGACGACGGAGGGTCGCTGCCACAATCAACAGGGCGGTGAGGACGACAGCTCCCATTAGAAGGCGTTTTATCAATCTACGTCGAGCGACCATCAGCGGAATTCCAATCAGTTTGCTGCCATATTATCGTATATTCGTCGCCCACCGGCAAATCTTGGCTCGCTCTTGGCAATATTGGAGAGTGGGAGACGAATTCCTTTTCGAATGCCTCACTTCAAATCGCTTCACTTCGAGTACTGCTGGGAATAAACTTTGCCTGAATCGAAGCCTAGTCCCCGATTCAAGACTCCAGAGATTTTGGAGGCAGATATTCTGGAGCCGGAAATAGTGCGGCCGAAGATTTTGCGGGCGGAGATTATCGAGTTTGAGAGTGAAGGCGAGCCCCAGCGGCCAAGGGTGGCTGCAGCGGTGATTGACGATTTCACTCAAGCTTCGGCCGAAGCTCCAGTAGGAGGGAGACGCCAGCGGCGTTGGTTTCGCTGGCCCGATTGGTGCCTGGGACGCGCCTGGGACCTGTTGAGTCTGCTGGTGCTACTGGCCGTGGTGGCGGCGATTCCACTGGTGCAGATGGCCAGTTTAGGTTATCTGCTTCGGGCCGCTGCCAAGCTCGCTACGGGCGGAGCATGGAGCGAGGCTCTACCTGGTCTGCGGCGGGCCGGATTGCTCGGTACCTTTACCCTGCTGGCGACGTTGAGTTGGCTTCCCGTGTGGTTGGTCACCGACGTTTCCTACTCGGCTCAGCTCCTGCAGCCTGGTACATCGACGGCGGCAATGTGGCGCTCTGCGGCCTTTGTGGCTTCCGCCGCCTGGGTTTTGCATGTGGCGTGGGCGGCCATGCGCGGTGGCAGGTGGTGGCATTTTCTGTGGCCTGCTCCGCTGCGTTTTCTGAAACAGGCGTGGCGCCCAGCGACTTGGCAGAAGGCCAGCGACCAACTCTATGATGGGGTCATCTCTCTGCAATTCCCACAGCTCTGGTGGCTGGGAGCTCGGGCGGCCGTAGGGGCCATGCTCTGGACATGTGTGCCAGTCACGATGATGATCATCGGACAGCGATCGCCGGACATGGACCTGGCGCCCTTGATCGGATTGGTGGGAGCGATCGCCATGATCGCCATTATGCTTTATCTGCCCTTCTTGCAACTTCAGGTAGCTATTGAGAATCGATTTATGGCGATACTGAACGTGCGGCAAGTGCGTCGCCGCTTTCTGTTTGCTCCGCTGGCGCATGCGTTCAGTCTGTTGCTTCTGTGTGTATTATGCATTCCACTCTATTTACTGCGGATTGAAGCGGCGCCAGCCGAGTTGCTGTGGGCGCCGAGTTTTGTGTTTGTCGTGTTCATGCTGCCCGCCAAATTGTGCTTGGGAGCGGCAATGGGGTACGCGAATGCTCGGCAGCAGAGCGGAGTAAAATCGGTGCGACACTGGACACTGCGGTGGCCAGCTCGCGTGTTAGCCTTAGCGAGCGTGCTGGTGTATGTGGGGGCACTCTATGTAGCTCAATTGGTCGCCGGTCAAGGGGCTTTGGTGATGTATTTCCAGCATGCCTTTCTTGTCCCTGCGCCCCTCATCAGCACTTAGGGGCTAGCTTTCGAAGTGATTCCCTAGGAAAATCAGATTTGGAGCAAAGCGAAAGACGGTTTCCAGGACTACCGCCACTCGTTTGGGCCAACCCCACTGCTCCTCGCCTCTGTTTTTCAACTGGATGGGATCGTCACGACCGATGTGCGGTATTACTGGAGGAGTTTGGTTTGATGAATCGAAAGCGATCTCATCGGCGACTTTGGAGTCGATGGTTCAGTCGCTCGTGCATCGCGGTCCAGACGACGCTGGGACGCACCTTGAACGCCTTACCCGCGACGCTGTAGGGATCACTCCTGGAGTTGCCCTTGGTTTTCGCCGCCTATCGATTATCGACTTGGTCGGAGGCCACCAGCCCATCTCCAATGAGGATGACTCGGTATGGATGGTTTTCAACGGCGAGATCTATAACTATCGGGAGTTGCATCGTCGATTGGAGGGGGCGGGCCACCAGTTCAAGTCCGATAGCGATTCCGAAACCATCTTGCACCTCTACGAGGACCTCGGCGTCGAGTGCTTCGCGCACCTGAATGGGATGTTCGCCATCGCAATTTGGGACCGCAAGCAGCGTCAATTGGTCTTGGCGCGTGATCGTCTGGGGAAAAAGCCGCTGCACTATCAATTCCGTGACGGGCAGCTACTGTTTGGAAGCGAATTGAAAGCCTTGGCTGCTGCGCCAGATTTCGTACGAGACATCTCTGCAGGGGCCATCGATCAATTCTTAACGTACCAGTACGTGCCTCATCCCAATTCCATCTATGCCGCATCGCGCAAGTTGGCACCCGGGCATTATGCGGTGATTCGCGACAACTCGATCACCACCGACTCCTACTGGAAAGTGGATTGGTCGCATGAGATCGAGATTGGGCCCAGGGAAGCGGCTGAGAAAGTCGACGAACTGCTGCGGGATTCGATCCGGTTGCGGCTGCGTAGCGATGTTCCCTTGGGGGCATTTTTGTCGGGAGGGATCGATTCGTCGCTGCTGGTCTCCCTAGCCCAATCCCAGCTCGAGCAACCATTGCATACGTTCAGCATTGGTTTCAACGAAGCCGATTTTGATGAAACTCCGTACGCCCGCCAAGTGGCAGCCTGGGCTAAATCGGAGCATCATGAATATAAGGTAACACCCGACGCGGTGTCGATTTTGGATCAGTTGGTTTGGAATTACGATGAGCCGTTTGGGGATAGTTCTGCAATTCCGACATGGTACCTCTGCAAGTGGACGCGAGAGTACGTGACGGTCGCGCTCAGCGGTGATGGAGGTGACGAGTTATTTGCGGGATATGACCGCTATCGAGCGCTGTGGATGAGTCGTTGGTTTGACCGGTTGATTCCCGCCGGCCCCCTCCTGGGCAGTTCCTGGGTCCAGGGCTTGCCGGCCTCCAATCGCCAACGCTCTTTCATCCGCCGTCTGCAGCGGTTTGGGGAGGCGCTCAACCAGCCGCTGGCGCGGCGTTACATGAATTGGCTGCAGATTTTTCCAGAGCGGATGCGCGCCGAATTGTACAATGACGACTTTGTGGCGCAGTTACCAGACGAGGATCCGTTTGAGTTCTTTGAAGCGGCTTGGAACGGAGTCGGGGATCGCGACATCACCAGTAAGGCTTCTTTGGGAGATCTGGTGACCTACCTCCCATGCGATTTGATGAACAAAGTGGATATTGCATCGATGGGCAATAGCTTGGAGTGTCGCCAGCCCTTCTTGGATTACCGCTTGGTCGAGTTTGCTGCATCGCTCCCCTCTTCGCTCAAAATGGGATATGGGGGTGGGAAGCGTTTGTTGAGAACGGCCTTCGATCAACTCCTCCCCCGTCAAATTTGGACCCGCAAGAAAATGGGCTTTGGCGTGCCGTTGGGGAGCTGGTTTCAGCGAGAATTGAAGGACATAACGGTATCGCGGATGCTGGGGGATGATTCACGCTTGCATCAATTTTTTCGGCCAGAGGCAATTGCGAAGCTGGTGGACCAACACATGCAAGGAAAGGTGAATCACTGCTACCGTCTGTGGAATTTGCTGGTGTTGGAGAGCTGGTTGCGTCGATGGAATTAGAGGGATGTTGCGGCTATTGCGAGTTGGACAACGTTTAGACGACTACTTCGGGGAATAGGACCCATGCTGCGAAACACAACAACAGTCATTTTGGCTGGTGGTAAAGGGACGCGACTTGAACCACTGACCCTGGATCGCGCTAAGCCGGCGGTGCCATTCGGCGGCAATTATCGCATCATTGACTTCGTGATGTCGAATGCTATCAATTCCGGGCTTCGTCGTCTGCTAGTACTCACGCAGTACAAGGCGCTCAGCTTAGATCGCCACATTAATCTTGGGTGGCGTCAGTATTTCTGCGCAGAGCTCGGCGAGTTTCTGGATGTCGTACCACCGCAGCAGCGAATTGACGAGCAGTGGTACCAAGGTACGGCCGACGCCGTCTACCAGAATATCTTTGTGATTGAAAAAGATCGTCCGGAGTATGTGGTCATCCTGGCAGGCGACCATATCTATAAAATGAACTACCAGTCGATGATCGATTACCATCGCGAGATGGAAGCGGATCTAACGGTTGGGGCCCTAACGGTAGACCGAGAGTCGGCAAAGCAGTTCGGTGTGATTCAAGCCGATGAGGACAACCGCATTCGAGGATTCCAAGAGAAGCCTGCCGAACCACAGACATTGCCTGGGGAAGATAATCGCTGCTTTGCGTCGATGGGGATTTATGTGTTCACGGCTCGGTTTCTGTTTGAGCAGTTGTGCCGGGATGCGACGGAGCCCGATAGTCAGCATGATTTTGGCAAAAACATTATCCCTTCCATTATTGATAGCCATCGGGTGTTCGCGTTTCCCTTTCGCGATGAGAACCGTAAGCGGCAGGCTTACTGGCGCGATGTTGGGACGATTGACGCCTACTACGAAGCCAATATGGATTTAATCGATGTCGATCCGCTCCTCAATCTGTATGACGAGGATTGGCCGATTCGCACCTTACAACCCAATTTACCTCCGCCCAAATTCGTATTTGGTAGTGATGGAGACCCGGATCGCTGCGGAATTGCCGTCGATAGTACGGTCTGCCCGGGGACTATCATCAGTGGTGGCAAGGTGAAACGCAGCCTGATCAGCTCGCATGTTAGGATCAACAGCTACGCATCGGTGGAGGAGAGCATTCTGTTCCAAGGGGTGAATATTGGGCGGCACGCGCGAGTGCGTCGAGCGATCATTGATAAAGATGTATGCATCCCTGCAGACATGGAGATTGGCTACGATTTAGAGCTTGATCGCCGACGCGGGTTTACCGTCAGTTCCAACGGAATTGTCGTCATTTCACGCAATGACTCGCTAAATCATCCCGAAGATGGACTACGCGTCGATCCACCATCCCGAATATTGCGATAGCCGGATCGGTTTGAGGAAACGCCAATCATGCCCACGAATACTTTAGTCTTCCTGTTTGGCTTAGCGTTCGGCACTAGTTTGTTGGCGATTGGGGGTGTGCTCGGCTATTGGTTGGGCCGCAAGTTGCATCCAGCCGGTGACGTGGTGGATCGTCAGCAGTTTCTCGTGTTCCTCAAGAACCTCTCCAACTGGACCAGCCAGTTCTCTGGAGACGTGACTGAGTATCAGTCCAAATTAACTCGCTTGGCTGAGCAGGCTGAGGATCGCGGTGGGCTGACCCAGGAAGGGCTGCAATCCGTTCTGTCGGAAATCATGTCAGCCAACAATCGACTGCAAGAGCGATTGGAGTCGGCCGAAGCGCGGTTGGAGCAGCAGACCGACCAGATTTCCAGCTACCTTTCGGAGGCCCGGACCGACGGACTGACGGGGCTCTTCAATCGCCGCGCACTCGACAAGGCGATGGATGGTTTGTTCGACGACTGGAAACGCCAGTCCCAAGTCTTCTCGTTGGGGCTTATCGATATCGACCATTTCAAAAAATTCAACGACACCTACGGTCACCAGGCCGGTGACGTCGTTCTGCAACGGGTCTCAAGCATCCTGCAAATGGAATTGCAAGATTCTGTATGCGTCGCCAGGTATGGCGGGGAGGAATTTGCGGTCCTAACCACCGATTCGGCAGAGCAAATGGCGGCGGCACTTGAGTTAGTGCGCCAAGCGGTGAGCAGGGTGGAAGTCGAATATGAAGAGCATCGATTGTCGGTGACCATTAGCGCCGGCGCCTCGGAAATCGGTCTGGACGATATGGTTGGCAATCTGGTTCGTCGCGCGGACGAGGCCTTGTATGCGTCGAAGCTCGCGGGCCGCAATCGAGTCCATCTCCATGACCGCACGCTCTGTTTGTTGGTTACCAAGGCCGACGCGATCGCGGCGGCCAGCCCTTCGGAGATCGACCCACCGACTCCTGCACAGAGTCGGGTGGATGAAAACACGCAAACGCGTGCCCAGCAGCGATTGTCGCGCATCGTTGAGGAAGAGACGCGTCGTCTCGCCAGCCGCCAATAGGCCTATTGGGGGCAGGCCTATTTGGTCAAGATCAGCTTGCCTTGCTTGGTCGATCGCAAGCGATAGAGTTGCCCATTGTGGCTAATCCAGACCTCTTCGCCGCAGCGGCTTAGCTCGGTAAACGGCACGATCTTCGGTAGGCTGGGAGCATTGTTAACGCTAGTTTTCGCTGGTGGTTCGCTCGCGTTCTCCACGGATTGATCAGCGGGGGTTGGTCGTGACATGGGCAGTGGCGGGGTAAGGGCCGAGGAGACTGCTAGTGAGGGTGAAATGCAGTCTGCGAGTATTTAACACACCAATTATTGACTCAAATCACCCGCCCTACAATACCAATAATGATACAGGGTCTCAGTATCATTTAATTCGACGATCGTCGGTTCTGAGTGCAATTGCCACTTGTCTCGAGCCTTTCTCCTGTCAATAATCTAGCGTCAATTGAGATGTGTTCTCATTTAGACCCTAGAATAAATGACCTCTGATTCGAAGTGAGAGCCAGCCAAGGAGTGTTTCAAGCACGCTCCAATTGCCAGCGGTACTGGATTCTCCCGCCTACAAACGTGCATTTGCAGGCCGAATTCCTACTGGAAACCTAACATGCGCTCTCCCTATCGGTCTGCCCAACGCGGATTCACTCTCGTCGAACTCTTAGTGGTCATTGCCATCATCGGCATTCTGGTGGGGTTGTTACTCCCAGCCGTTCAGGCTGCTCGGGAAGCTGCGCGGCGGATGAGCTGCTCCAATAACCTGAAGCAAATGGGACTGGCGCTGCACAGCTATCACGATACCTTCCGCAAGTTTCCCCCACTGGGGTTCTACGAACGCGACCGGGCCAGTTCCACCTGGTCCGTGCAAGCGCGCATTCTGCCCCAGCTCGAACAAGCCAACCTGCAAGATCTGATCGATTGGAGTCTCCCGTATAGCCTGCAAGGCGTCGTGACGCGGACCCGAGTGCCTGTCTACCTATGTCCCAGCGAGCCGCAGGATGAAGCTCGCCTCGACCCTCAGGCACATGATCCCGAGTTCACCCATTATCCGATCAACTACGTAGCCAATGCAGGGGAATGGTTGATTTACGACCCGCGGAACGGAGCGGGTGGGACAGGCCTGTTTTACCCCAATAGTCGCCTCAGTTTCGGGAGTATTAGCGATGGGACGAGCAATACGCTCGCCTTCTCCGAGGTTAAAGCCTGGACTCCCTATTTGCGAGATGGCGGCTCCCCCAGCGCCAGTGGAGTTGCAACTCCGGTCGAACCGGCTCAGGTCGTTGGCTATGGCGGTTCGTTTAAGAAGAATTCGGGGCATACCGAGTGGGTCGATGGGCGGGTTCACCAATCGGGATTTACCACCACGTTCGGCCCCAATACCAAGGTTTTGCATGAAGCGGATGGCGTGGTCTACGATGTTGACTTTAACGCGTCGCGCGAGGGCAAGTCGACGGTAGGAATCACTTATGCTGCCGTAACGGCGCGCAGCCACCACACGGGCGGAGTTCAGTCTGGCCTGGCAGATGGCTCGGTGCGATTTCTATCGCAGTCCGTCGACTTGCAGACCTGGAAGGCCTTGGGCAGCCGAGCTGGTGGCGAGGTCGTCGGGGCGCTGGATTAGACCCGATACCCCAGTTCTCTTAATTTGGCCTGAGCTCGTTCGAGGTGTTGGCCCTGAATCTCAACGCTCATGCTTTCGGTGGTTCCGCCAGCCCCGCAGTGGTTCTTGAGGGTGGTCAGAACCTGTTGCAGCTGCTGCGGCTGGCACTCAAAGCCTTTCACGACGGTCATTAATTTACCGCGTTTGCGTTTCTCAACGCGAATTTGGAGGCGTTGGGCACTGGGCAGCACATCCGCTGCGGGGAGCGGCGCGCAGCGACAGTCCTTTTCGTCCAATCCGCAGCGATCGCAGTGGATGGGCCGCTCGAGCGGTGTGCCGTCAAAAAGTCCCATGCGCTGCGCCTTCTAGCTGTAACCCAAAACGAACTGTCAACGTATACTGAGGGCCGCCTGCCCCAGAGGGAATCGGTCTCTCGCCTACCGGGGTTAACTCGGTGGCGTGAAACCAAGCTCGGCTCACAACAAGGATCGCCAACGTGCCAGTACGCAATATACAAATCTTAGCCACCATCGTCATGGTCTGTGTGGCTTGTTACGTGCAATCGGAACGTCTTAAGTATGGAGGTAAAATCGGTGAAAACCTCCAATTGATTGAAAAGAATTATGTCGATGAACTGGATTCCGATGAGCTTTATCATGCTGCCATGCAGGGCATTGTTTCGAAACTCGATCGTTTCTCCGAATTTATTCTACCCTCGCAATACGAGGAATTTCAATCGGTTATTGAGCAGCAATTCGGCGGTGTAGGGATCATGATCGAGGGGCCTCCGACCGTCAAGCAATTGACGGTGGTGACTCCCATTCCAGGTACGCCAGCCTTCAAGGCCGGAATACAACCTGGAGATGTGATCACCCAAATCGACTCGACGTCGACCGAGGGCCTGCTAGCCACCGACGCAACCAAGTTAATGCGCGGGCCGGTGGGTGAGTCGGTGCAGCTGACGGTTCGCAGGATGGGAGTTCCACGGCAATTGACTTTGGAGGTGGAACGCGCGGACATCCAAGTCGATTCTGTGTACGGGGATCGTATTCAAGGGGATTCCCGCTGGAGCTTTTTCCTGGAGGAAGAACCACGCATCGCCTATATCCGCATTTCCATTTTCGGAGAGCGAACGGTCGAAGAGTTCAAGCAGGCGCTCGCGGCCGTGCGGGGCCAGGCGCAGGCCGTGGTGCTCGATCTGCGATACAACCCTGGTGGAATTCTGACCGCTGCCACCGAAATGTGCGATCTGCTGCTCGAGCAAGGTGTGATCGTCAGCACCCGTGGTCGAAACGACGCTTACGATTCGCAGTGGCAAGCTCATGCGGGGAGTGAATTGCCACTCGGCTTGCCGATGGTTGTCTTGGTCAATGGTGATTCGGCAAGTGCCAGCGAGATCATGGCTGGCTGCTTGCAAGATTCGCATCGCGCAAAAATTGCGGGCAGTCGCTCTTACGGCAAAGGGACTGTGCAACAGGTCTTTCCTCTGGATAGCGAAAAAACGGCCCTCAAGTTTACGACAGCCAGATTTTATCGCCCGAGCGGCGCTAACATTCATCGCAGCGAGGAGATGCAGGCAGAAGACGTGTGGGGCGTGACTCCCGAACCGCAGCTAACGTTGGAATTGACGGAAGTGCAGCAACTTTACTTAAATAAACGCTGGCGGCAGAGGGGGGATCCACGAATTACGCAAGCTGCCGAGCATCCTCCTGCGCCTGAATTTGCGGGCGATCCGCAGCTTAAACTCGTTATGGATTACTTGCGAGCTGAACTCAATGAATAGTCGCGATGACGCAGCACGTCCAATCCGCACTTTGATTGTGGGCTGTGGCTATGTCGGCTTGGAGTTTGCCAAGTTGGCGTTGGCCGAGGGCTCTCGTGTGGCAGCTTTGACCCGGACGACGTCACGATTTGAGCAGCTGCGGGCCTCCGGGATTGAGCCGATCGAGGGTTCGTGGCTGCGACCGGAGAGTTTAAGCAATCTACCTCCGTTTGATCGCATTCTCGTGGCGATCCCTCATCGCCCTGAAGAGGAGTACGGAGAGCTAACGCACGCTACTGGGCTGGCAAACTTGGTCGAGGCTCTCCCCGAGGGATG
Coding sequences within it:
- a CDS encoding DUF1553 domain-containing protein; protein product: MVARRRLIKRLLMGAVVLTALLIVAATLRRRTRIQPPQQFQAAYQANAFAETLQNVNQQVQATIGEAELEWAPAADNLTIARRLSLALVGSGLSLEEVQTLAQVKESDQIRWWTSYLLEDRRWSDYFADRFSRAYVGTNDGPFLLFRRRKFNAWLSQQFSEGRAYDQIVSEMLSAEGLWTDTPQVNFITATMDDANEGRGDPIRLAGRVSRVFLAQRVDCLQCHDDYLGNVNFGSLDQPVDGAQTHFHELAAFFAGTAMADPVFRGIVEDEQEYQFEYLGESETQVVAPNVPFAQDLLPDDGKPRQRLARWVTHTNNRAFSRATVNRVWALMFSRPLVTPVDNVPLDDTVPAVMDTLAEDFVNHRFDLKRLIRLIAESDAFRRASRAPFEITEAHEACWSVFPVTQLRPEQVAGSMLQACKLTALDGSSSIFTRLKAYGDTQDFLKRFGDRGEDEFDGQAVTIPQRLVLMNGKLATENTNSNSMTGAASRIATLVEDDQQAVQLIFVSALNRMPSETELSKFVVFMQDKQGNARRKAIGDIYWAILNSTEFSWNH
- the asnB gene encoding asparagine synthase (glutamine-hydrolyzing) — encoded protein: MCGITGGVWFDESKAISSATLESMVQSLVHRGPDDAGTHLERLTRDAVGITPGVALGFRRLSIIDLVGGHQPISNEDDSVWMVFNGEIYNYRELHRRLEGAGHQFKSDSDSETILHLYEDLGVECFAHLNGMFAIAIWDRKQRQLVLARDRLGKKPLHYQFRDGQLLFGSELKALAAAPDFVRDISAGAIDQFLTYQYVPHPNSIYAASRKLAPGHYAVIRDNSITTDSYWKVDWSHEIEIGPREAAEKVDELLRDSIRLRLRSDVPLGAFLSGGIDSSLLVSLAQSQLEQPLHTFSIGFNEADFDETPYARQVAAWAKSEHHEYKVTPDAVSILDQLVWNYDEPFGDSSAIPTWYLCKWTREYVTVALSGDGGDELFAGYDRYRALWMSRWFDRLIPAGPLLGSSWVQGLPASNRQRSFIRRLQRFGEALNQPLARRYMNWLQIFPERMRAELYNDDFVAQLPDEDPFEFFEAAWNGVGDRDITSKASLGDLVTYLPCDLMNKVDIASMGNSLECRQPFLDYRLVEFAASLPSSLKMGYGGGKRLLRTAFDQLLPRQIWTRKKMGFGVPLGSWFQRELKDITVSRMLGDDSRLHQFFRPEAIAKLVDQHMQGKVNHCYRLWNLLVLESWLRRWN
- the glgC gene encoding glucose-1-phosphate adenylyltransferase, whose translation is MLRNTTTVILAGGKGTRLEPLTLDRAKPAVPFGGNYRIIDFVMSNAINSGLRRLLVLTQYKALSLDRHINLGWRQYFCAELGEFLDVVPPQQRIDEQWYQGTADAVYQNIFVIEKDRPEYVVILAGDHIYKMNYQSMIDYHREMEADLTVGALTVDRESAKQFGVIQADEDNRIRGFQEKPAEPQTLPGEDNRCFASMGIYVFTARFLFEQLCRDATEPDSQHDFGKNIIPSIIDSHRVFAFPFRDENRKRQAYWRDVGTIDAYYEANMDLIDVDPLLNLYDEDWPIRTLQPNLPPPKFVFGSDGDPDRCGIAVDSTVCPGTIISGGKVKRSLISSHVRINSYASVEESILFQGVNIGRHARVRRAIIDKDVCIPADMEIGYDLELDRRRGFTVSSNGIVVISRNDSLNHPEDGLRVDPPSRILR
- a CDS encoding GGDEF domain-containing protein; protein product: MPTNTLVFLFGLAFGTSLLAIGGVLGYWLGRKLHPAGDVVDRQQFLVFLKNLSNWTSQFSGDVTEYQSKLTRLAEQAEDRGGLTQEGLQSVLSEIMSANNRLQERLESAEARLEQQTDQISSYLSEARTDGLTGLFNRRALDKAMDGLFDDWKRQSQVFSLGLIDIDHFKKFNDTYGHQAGDVVLQRVSSILQMELQDSVCVARYGGEEFAVLTTDSAEQMAAALELVRQAVSRVEVEYEEHRLSVTISAGASEIGLDDMVGNLVRRADEALYASKLAGRNRVHLHDRTLCLLVTKADAIAAASPSEIDPPTPAQSRVDENTQTRAQQRLSRIVEEETRRLASRQ
- the hemP gene encoding hemin uptake protein HemP — protein: MSRPTPADQSVENASEPPAKTSVNNAPSLPKIVPFTELSRCGEEVWISHNGQLYRLRSTKQGKLILTK
- a CDS encoding DUF1559 domain-containing protein yields the protein MRSPYRSAQRGFTLVELLVVIAIIGILVGLLLPAVQAAREAARRMSCSNNLKQMGLALHSYHDTFRKFPPLGFYERDRASSTWSVQARILPQLEQANLQDLIDWSLPYSLQGVVTRTRVPVYLCPSEPQDEARLDPQAHDPEFTHYPINYVANAGEWLIYDPRNGAGGTGLFYPNSRLSFGSISDGTSNTLAFSEVKAWTPYLRDGGSPSASGVATPVEPAQVVGYGGSFKKNSGHTEWVDGRVHQSGFTTTFGPNTKVLHEADGVVYDVDFNASREGKSTVGITYAAVTARSHHTGGVQSGLADGSVRFLSQSVDLQTWKALGSRAGGEVVGALD
- a CDS encoding translation initiation factor; the encoded protein is MGLFDGTPLERPIHCDRCGLDEKDCRCAPLPAADVLPSAQRLQIRVEKRKRGKLMTVVKGFECQPQQLQQVLTTLKNHCGAGGTTESMSVEIQGQHLERAQAKLRELGYRV
- a CDS encoding S41 family peptidase, encoding MPVRNIQILATIVMVCVACYVQSERLKYGGKIGENLQLIEKNYVDELDSDELYHAAMQGIVSKLDRFSEFILPSQYEEFQSVIEQQFGGVGIMIEGPPTVKQLTVVTPIPGTPAFKAGIQPGDVITQIDSTSTEGLLATDATKLMRGPVGESVQLTVRRMGVPRQLTLEVERADIQVDSVYGDRIQGDSRWSFFLEEEPRIAYIRISIFGERTVEEFKQALAAVRGQAQAVVLDLRYNPGGILTAATEMCDLLLEQGVIVSTRGRNDAYDSQWQAHAGSELPLGLPMVVLVNGDSASASEIMAGCLQDSHRAKIAGSRSYGKGTVQQVFPLDSEKTALKFTTARFYRPSGANIHRSEEMQAEDVWGVTPEPQLTLELTEVQQLYLNKRWRQRGDPRITQAAEHPPAPEFAGDPQLKLVMDYLRAELNE